In Eubalaena glacialis isolate mEubGla1 chromosome 4, mEubGla1.1.hap2.+ XY, whole genome shotgun sequence, the genomic window CGTTACATTCTGGCTGTTAAACAGACAACATAAAATTTTTCAGATaaactttttgaatattttttattcctaATACAAAATGGTATGCATCAAAATGGAACATATTCTATAGTCTATATTGAGGTTTAAAAATAGACATAAGTCACGTACAGAGacaaaaatatattgatatatttttgcAACCCcaatattattttttgtattttttaaaaacatacaaatggctaaatgcattttaataatttAGCTACTCTGCCCCTATTTCTCCTCATACGTGGATCAGATTTTCACCATTATCTCATagcacaaaaaattataaaagtgaatTTGTTATAATTCTCCTGTTTTTCTCAATAGTTTCACTAATAAATAATCTGATAGTTTCAGATTATCACCGTATATGTATGTGttcatatatatgtttgtatatgtgtagttaaccatatacatatatatgtaatttgtgTAGTGATGGCAGTGTTGGTaatttacataaataaacaaTAGTGTGTATTCTTACATGACCTGCTTTTTAAGCATCTTTAAATATGTTTGTTTAGATgtttagaaatacaattgattttcttCACCTCTATGTAATATTCCGATCTGtgattttatgaaaattattattttatattcctgTAAGTGGAAAATtagggttttttaaataaatatctgtttgagtccctgctttcaattttattttatttattttttaaaattttatttatttttggctgcattgggtctttgttgctgtgtgcaggctttctctagttgaggcgagcgggggctactcaatgcattggcttctcttgttgcggagcacgagctctaagtgcacaggcttcagtagttgtggctcgtgggctctagagtacaggctcagtagttgtggcacatgggcttagctgctccgcggcatgtgggatcttcccggaccagggcttgaaccagtgttccctgcattgacaggtggattcttaaccactgcgccaccagggaagccccaaattagattttttaatcctcttctttttctagggTGAACAATTCCATTTTAAACACTATTTTTAGATGCCTGTATATAACAAGGTTTATGCTCAATAATAAAATTGTGGATAATGGGATATTTTTACCTTGTCTGAAATGACGGATGGTTTTATATGGCTGGCAAGATTCTTTTTCTTGAACTTAGTGTAATAATGACACTTTCTTACTTTTTGAAGGACTATTCTGTTATAgatatttttgataaaatttgctgttaaaacttaaaatataaaaaaaattaaaagtttacctTTTCAATTCCCACATTAATCAGTATGAACTTACAGTTTCACGCGTCTCTCTTAAAGGTACAAAAGCAGTTTCTGCAACCACTACACATAAGGTAAATTGAAAAGAAGAAGATGAACGGGGGAAAACAATGTCTCTGGTGGGAAGTACCCACATCTATGCAAATCACCTACTCAAACACAGCAAGTAATGAGGTGAGGCTTTTGTGgtagtaacaaaataataatctcacaaaataatttcaaatctgGAAACAGAATTCTAAATTCGTCTCActatgaaaaataactttaagTATGGTTTAATAATCACCAAACCCTGCTGTGGAGATaccactttttttcatttttataaatagagACATCCTAGTCAGAGAAGACAATGCCTTGCTTAAGGCCACTTAATATGAAGAAGTTAATTACTACTTAGTATTCAACTCGAGTATCATGGATCTCTTTAATACCTCACAGCTACTTTACTCTGAAATTTATGGGCCATCTTGTGCTTTAAGAAAGATAAGTTTTCAGCAGAGGGATCAATTAGTTCTCTCCTTACACAAAGCCTTGACTTTAGTGGACTCAGAGCTGGCAAACAACAAATAGGATTGTCAAGGATACCAGATCAAGAGGACATTTTTACTGCCCACACTCTGCATTTAGCAACCATGAAATCTGACCtccaaaaagggggaaaaaatcaggtAAATATCTTTaatcataaataaacaaacaactaaaTTTTACTGCTCATTCTAACCCCCCTCCCTGTCTCCACCTTTCTAAGGTGGGAAATGAGAAAAAGCAATCTACTGATGCAATTTTTAAATAGGTATTTGTAACATGTCCCATTTCATTTTGCCAGTTTAAGTACTACATACCCAACAGCAATCTCCTTCATTCCTAGATAATAGCAGTTGCTTCCTACATTTCCTAAAATATGTTAGTTGCTTCATCCAGGACTGAAAATTTTACTCaccaaaataaagaggaaatgccaagccaataatgaaaataactttGATCCATGATGAGAAGAGAGACATCAAGTCTGTAGAAGAAATGCATAGGAATGCTTATAACACATGGCACAGGGACAAATTGCCCATTTCCAAATGAAAGTTTCTTACAGCTAAAGGAACTGCCCCCCTCTCCTAGGTTTGTAATTATGGTGGGAATCTTCCCCCAACCCACAGGACATACATGTGAACAGAAAGCCACGTAGAAGACTTGAGAGAAACACTAGGACAAGTCCTCTTTGCCCATTTAAGGAGGAGCGGTTTACTCTCCCAACCCTTGGCTCAGCCCACAAGGAGCCTGGTTGCATTTAAAGAAATATGCACTTTGGAATTTCAGTTTTTcctcagaaaacagaaacagttatTTCAGGAAGGACTGACCTGGAGCAGTCCTCACAGCAATGCGACACACCAGGGCTACCTCCACAGCAGCCCCACCTGACCTACCTGAAACAGAGAAGGCAGTGGAGAGTGAGGTCTGCAGCTCCAGGGACTGTGCCTATTTTGATTCCCTTTCCTTCTCAACCACTTCCCCCAGCTGAAGAGTCTCCTTTATTGGACTGTTGGTGACGAGCCTGGTGGGGTAAAACAGATGGCCCCCAGCAGATAAGACCCTGAGGTTTTCTGTGTTCTTCCTCACAAAGATCTCACACAGATCATCTCTCAGCAGGGGTTTGGGACAATTTTATCTGATGAACACACGTATGAGGAAGGGAGAAGGTGACAACAATTCTTTGAAACTCTAAGGTATAGAAGAGATGGGGAAGCTTTCCGAGTTCCCGAGTTGAAAAGAAAGGATAatcaaaacaagaaagaaaagaacgaGTTTGGGGAACTATAATTAGATACATACCTACACCCTTAGTATTTTGAAGGACAGTAGAAGCCCATTAGACTCAACTGGagatttgatttttattaaactttttatctTGAGTTGAATGGAGATTCTCATCAAGCCGTAAGCACTAATGCGGAGAGTTCTTGTGTTCCTTTTAATCAATTTCCCCCAATGAGAACATCTTGTAAAATTATGGTACAAATTCACAACCAAGAATGTTCAAAAAGCTCCCAGATAACTGTCAGGGCAACCAGCTATGGAAACCTGAGGTAGAGGACAGAATGTAAAtattaagaagagaaagaaggcttGGGAATGAAATTGAGACCACAGGGGACAATGCCCTGAACTATATGATGAATAATTTGATCTTTACCTTAAAGTGGGAAACTGTGCAGGGTTGGAAGTAGTAGGAAGAGGTATATAATATGAGCTATTTAATTAATCTGCTTCACAGTCTGACTCTGTGGAAAGAACTTTGGCAAATGAAAGTCCTGAGTTCAAATGCCATCTACCACTGAGTAACCCTGAGACAATATTCAGACTTTCTAATCCactatttcctaattttaaatgTGGGAATAATAATTTGTCTCAACGATTTGCCATAAATATTagggataaaatattaaaacaggatGCACTTAAAGTTGTGCTAGATTACATTTGTCACCCTAACCgaacctgcctttttttttcagtgaagaaAGCCAAGATTGAGAAAAGAACCTTTGAGTCTAGCACTGTTCCATGCCAATTTAATGGGAGGATACCAAATCTGGTAAGTgctaaaatttttcctttattatagGAAGTTATTATCATGCTTTTGCTAGATTTTGATTTACATAGATACCATCAGAGACATCTGTGCAGATAATCCTTCTGGCACATGACCTTAGAGGGTAAA contains:
- the LOC133090055 gene encoding sperm-associated acrosin inhibitor-like isoform X1; this encodes MSLFSSWIKVIFIIGLAFPLYFVLTANFIKNIYNRIVLQKVRKCHYYTKFKKKNLASHIKPSVISDKPECNVYVDQLHFCTREMDPICATNGRTYSNKCVFCSEKLENSGKFDFSHWGCC